The Terriglobales bacterium region TTCTGCACCGTGCATCCGCGCATGACTGGGACGGTGGTGGTGGAGAAGAAGTAGTTAGTAGCTGGTAGTTAGGAGTTAGCAAGACCCAGGCCCGCCTAGCATCGCTCCTCTCTCGCACCCCGGGGCTTCGGCCCCGGGCTTTTTTGCATCGGGACATCGGATGATCGGGTCATCGGGTCATTGAAAGACACCAAGGGCAGATCACCCGATGACCCGATCACCAGATCACCCGATGGTCTGGGCCTGTTCGTGGGCGTGGTAGCTGGAGCGCACCAGCGGGCCGGATTCCACGTGGCGGAAGCCCATCGCCAGCGCCTCTTCCTTCAGGGAGCGGAACTCGTCGGGAGTGTAGTAACGCTTGATGGGCAGGTGGTTCTTCGAAGGGCTCAGGTATTGACCGACGGTGAGGATGTCCACCTTCTCCGCGGCCAGGTCGCGGAAGACTTCCAACAGTTCCGGGACGGTCTCGCCCAGGCCCACCATCACCCCGGTCTTGGAGATCATGCCCGGAACGAACTCCTTCACGCGGCGCAGCAGCTCCAGGGTGCGCGGATAGCGGGCGCCCGACCGCGCCACGGGATAGAGCCGGGGC contains the following coding sequences:
- a CDS encoding lipoyl synthase; translated protein: AVARLGLRHAVVTSVNRDDDNLGGARIFALTIQEIRRQAPGCRVEVLIPDFQGDEASLRAVLDARPDVLNHNTETVPRLYPVARSGARYPRTLELLRRVKEFVPGMISKTGVMVGLGETVPELLEVFRDLAAEKVDILTVGQYLSPSKNHLPIKRYYTPDEFRSLKEEALAMGFRHVESGPLVRSSYHAHEQAQTIG